A portion of the Magnolia sinica isolate HGM2019 chromosome 17, MsV1, whole genome shotgun sequence genome contains these proteins:
- the LOC131231794 gene encoding UPF0481 protein At3g47200-like, whose translation MDDRQAAANSMMKSAASLKMDDDMIEIEEEANTPTNASPRLKAIADSMMNSMMKLVNASVSKLRNGDPPTIYKVPQKIRQEKEVAYEPQIVSIGPYHNGKEKLQAMEEHKWLYLHSFLSRNTKYKLEHYLKAMSEWEDEARSCYYDNVDLQVGNEFVKMMVLDACFIVEIFLMFHPIEQWEELKQNEEDLGLLSAMDQEFFFHSNGFEDPIRHAIGKVYYPSNKEIKINEYSYYHLLHLFHSHLLPTPTNSKEEPNLSCNPKIKSVLNKLKNLIIFLPCSNKAPTDLQLAGVKFKKNEKSNNILNVKFSHGVLEITPFLIQDDSETLFRNLVAFEQCCLHVKFHFFTTFFFFMDFLVNTSKDVALLHQNGIIDNYLGSDDDVALLFNRLCIGVFLNFNASYLSDVKDNVQKHCENKWNMWQASLKRDYFTNPWSFISLIAASILLLLTITQTFFTVFPHYGPQS comes from the exons ATGGATGATAGACAAGCAGCAGCCAATTCCATGATGAAATCAGCCGCATCATTGAAgatggatgatgatatgattgaAATAGAAGAGGAAGCGAACACACCGACCAACGCCTCCCCGAGACTGAAAGCAATAGCCGATTCCATGATGAATTCCATGATGAAATTGGTCAACGCATCTGTTTCCAAGCTCAGAAATGGAGATCCGCCCACCATCTACAAAGTCCCACAAAAAATACGGCAAGAAAAAGAGGTTGCCTATGAGCCTCAGATCGTGTCAATCGGCCCATACCATAACGGCAAGGAGAAGCTACAAGCCATGGAAGAGCACAAATGGCTGTACCTACATTCGTTCCTCTCCCGCAATACCAAATATAAGTTGGAGCACTACCTCAAGGCGATGTCGGAATGGGAGGATGAAGCGAGAAGTTGCTACTACGACAATGTCGACCTGCAGGTGGGCAACgagtttgtgaaaatgatggTGCTCGATGCTTGCTTCATTGTCGAGATCTTTCTCATGTTCCATCCGATCGAGCAATGGGAGGAGCTCAAGCAAAACGAGGAGGATCTCGGTCTTCTTTCTGCAATGGATCAGGAGTTCTTTTTCCATTCAAATGGCTTCGAAGACCCGATACGTCATGCGATTGGGAAGGTGTACTATCCAAG CAATAAGGAAATCAAGATCAATGAATATTCCTACTATCATCTGCTACATTTGTTCCACTCGCATTTGTTACCAACCCCAACTAATAGCAAGGAGGAGCCCAACCTTTCGTGcaatcctaaaatcaaatccgtcctcaacaagttgaagaatctaATCATCTTCCTCCCATGTTCAAATAAGGCCCCGACTGACCTCCAACTTGCGGGAGTCAAGTTCAAGAAGAATGAGAAATCGAATAACATCTTGAACGTGAAATTTAGCCACGGGGTGTTGGAAATCACGCCCTTCCTGATACAAGACGACAGCGAAACTCTCTTTCGGAACCTCGTAGCATTCGAACAATGCTGCCTACATGTAAAATTTCACTTTTTCACgactttcttttttttcatggATTTCCTTGTCAATACGTCCAAGGATGTGGCGCTGCTCCATCAGAATGGGATCATAGATAATTATCTGGGAAGCGATGATGATGTGGCCCTTCTATTCAACCGGCTCTGCATTGGGGTATTCCTTAATTTCAATGCAAGCTATCTTTCGGATGTAAAAGACAATGTGCAAAAACATTGCGAGAACAAATGGAACATGTGGCAGGCGAGCTTGAAGCGCGATTATTTCACCAAtccatggtctttcatttctttgATCGCGGCTTCCATCCTCCTCCTGCTCACCATCACCCAAACGTTCTTCACCGTCTTTCCTCACTACGGACCGCAGTCCTAG